The genomic segment GGCGGCCTCGATGGGCGCGCGGCCGCGGAAGGCCGCCCGGGGATTGTAGCCGAAGAGCGAGAGGTTGCCGATATCGCTGCCGGGCGGAAGTCCCTCGGGGATCGGGCAGAACTGTCCGGTCAGGCCGCGCGTGACGACGGCGTCCATGGCGGGGGTCTTCGCGATCTCAATCGGCGTGCGGTTGTCGTAATCGGGGAGGGGCCAGTCGGCCATGCCGTCCCCGAGTAGAATTAGGTACTTCACGGTGTTACTCCCGGCGCAAGGTGTGCGTGTAGGCTGAGCGCAGCACGATAGCACAGGGGTATGCGCAAGTCAATTGGCGGACGCCGCCGATCACGCGCTTGCGGCCCCGGGGCGATTCTTCGTAGCATGGGTGACAGGATGTTGCCCCTTTTTTCGGAGAATTTCCCATGCCCCCGACCGATTGGATCGCGCGCGTTTCCGCGCTGGATGTTTCGCTGGATGACGCGCAGGTCGCCCGGCTCACGGAATACGTCTTTCTGTTGCGGCAGTGGAACGCCTTTGTAACGCTGGTGTCGGCGGGGGATTTACCCCGCGTGGAAGACCACCACCTGGTGGACTCGCTGAGTCTGGTCAGGATCGTGCGGGAAATCGTGCCACGCGGCGGAACCCTGCTGGATATCGGGAGCGGGGGCGGTTTTCCGGCCATACCGCTTGCGGTGGCCCTGCCGGATCGGCGTATTGTGCTGATGGAGCGGAGCGCGAAGAAGGTATCGTTTTTGCGGAAGGTCATGGGGGCCCTGTCGCTGGGCCATGTGAGGCTGATTTGCGGGAGCTTTCCGGAAGATGTGCCGCCGACGCCGCCCGCAGCGATTACGGCGCGCGCTGTTGAACGCGCGGACCAGGTGCTTGCGGATGTGGCGGAGATCCTGCCGGACGGGTGCGTGTTTGTGTGCCAGTCCGGGGATCCGTCGGGCAAAGTGGATCCGGAAGTGTTCCACGTGGAACAAATTGATGACGCCTGGTCGAAATCCGGCCTGCGGCGTGGGAGTCTCCACCTGCTACGCCGCCGCGGCGAACGCTGAATGTTCCACGTGGAACATCCCACCCACATCACCGCCCGAATCCTCGCCACCACAGGCGGCTCCACGGGGCTTTCCCCGGATCCGCCGTTGGCCACC from the Candidatus Hydrogenedentota bacterium genome contains:
- a CDS encoding class I SAM-dependent methyltransferase — protein: MPPTDWIARVSALDVSLDDAQVARLTEYVFLLRQWNAFVTLVSAGDLPRVEDHHLVDSLSLVRIVREIVPRGGTLLDIGSGGGFPAIPLAVALPDRRIVLMERSAKKVSFLRKVMGALSLGHVRLICGSFPEDVPPTPPAAITARAVERADQVLADVAEILPDGCVFVCQSGDPSGKVDPEVFHVEQIDDAWSKSGLRRGSLHLLRRRGER